The following are encoded in a window of Platichthys flesus chromosome 11, fPlaFle2.1, whole genome shotgun sequence genomic DNA:
- the tnfb gene encoding tumor necrosis factor b (TNF superfamily, member 2), with translation MVNYTSAPADVESGLVEKTVVLVEKSSSTGWMGKVLGGLFIAALCLGGVMMFSFYWNRSESMLKSGQTAALTKTEADEKTDHHETLKQISSRAKAAIHLVGSHQEETASSKEKLEWQNGQGQAFAQGGFKLVDNQIIIPETGLYFVYSQASFRVSCSEDDAEGKDGRGRLTSVSHRIWRYADSEGGKVSLMSAVRSACHVGPTQVGPTQDNAFRDGQGWYNAIYLGAVFQLNQGDKLQTETNMFAELETEGGKTFFGVFAL, from the exons ATGGTGAATTACACAAGTGCACCAGCTGACGTGGAGTCGGGCCTAGTGGAGAAGACGGTTGTTCTGGTGGAGAAGTCCTCATCCACTGGGTGGATGGGCAAGGTGCTGGGGGGCCTGTTCATCGCGGCCCTTTGTTTAGGAGGCGtcatgatgttttctttttactggaACAGATCTGAAAGCATG ctGAAATCAggtcaaacagcagctctgaCCAAGACGGAAGCCGATGAGAAAACAG ATCACCACGAAACACTGAAGCAGATCAGCAGCAGAGCCAAGGCAGCCATCCATTTAGTAG GTAGCCACCAGGAAGAGACGGCGAGCTCCAAAGAGAAGCTGGAGTGGCAGAACGGCCAAGGCCAAGCGTTCGCTCAGGGCGGCTTCAAACTGGTGGACAACCAGATCATCATCCCAGAGACCGGCCTCTACTTCGTCTACAGCCAGGCGTCGTTCAGAGTCTCCTGCAGCGAGGACGACGCCGAGGGCAAGGATGGACGGGGGAGACTCACGTCTGTCAGCCACAGGATTTGGCGGTACGCTGATTCCGAGGGCGGCAAAGTGTCCCTGATGAGTGCGGTGAGATCGGCGTGCCACGTCGGCCCGACTCAGGTCGGCCCGACTCAGGATAACGCCTTCAGAGACGGACAGGGCTGGTACAACGCCATCTACCTGGGCGCCGTGTTCCAGCTGAACCAAGGAGACAAACTGCAGACGGAGACCAACATGTTCGCGGAGCTGGAGACCGAAGGCGGCAAGACCTTCTTCGGTGTgtttgcactttaa